A genome region from Bemisia tabaci chromosome 3, PGI_BMITA_v3 includes the following:
- the LOC109043819 gene encoding phospholipase B1, membrane-associated, which produces MNLFSLGLLCFVATVPTVYSAYNITHGLPWTRWNISGKDEDLPRFFRFSPEQFVKFRKMLQSAIGKSSELPHNIKLAKKIKKFQTVLNGPFPCNTSNARSAVVPTSVHEVRPGDIDVVAAIGDSLTAGNGAAATNVFHVAIENRGISWSIGGQKNWREHMTLPNILREFNQNLIGYSKGDSIAQEKKAHFNVAEIGAISTDMPFMARVLVKRIRADPNVDFEKHWKLVTLMIGSNDFCTDLCYSPDIWATPEKHKKDIENVLDYLQANLPRTIVNFVVAPNLQIITEFSASPPLCYFTHVAECYCLFAAQYKHNLRNYIKVMELWQNAEEELANLPKYKTSDDFAVVLQTFTRDLTFPTKKTRFGNTVTDWSYLSADCFHFSQKGYQRAANALWNNMLEPVGNKSRDWKLEMTRFLCPTEESPYICTWKNCK; this is translated from the exons ATGAATTTATTCTCGCTTGGATTGCTATGTTTTGTTGCAACTGTGCCAACCGTCTACTCAGCCTATAACATTACACACGGTCTGCCATGGACTCGATGGAACATATCTGGAAAAGATGAAGATTTGCCCCggttttttagattttccccAGAGCAGTTCGTGAAGTTTCGGAAAATGCTGCAAAGTGCAATCGGAAAATCTTCAGAGCTTCCTCATAACATAAAACtcgcaaaaaaaatcaag AAATTTCAAACAGTCTTGAATGGGCCTTTTCCATGCAACACATCAAATGCACGAAGCGCAGTTGTGCCAACAAGTGTTCATGAAGTCAGGCCTGGAGACATAGACGTAGTGGCTGCCATTGGAGATAGCTTAACTGCTGGAAATGGAGCGGCTGCTACCAACGTCTTCCATGTCGCAATTGAGAACAGGGGAATTTCCTGGTCCATCG GAGGTCAGAAAAATTGGCGGGAACATATGACTCTCCCGAACATACTTCGCGAATTCAACCAGAACTTGATTGGTTACTCGAAAGGCGATTCGATCGCTCAGGAGAAAAAAGCGCATTTCAACGTGGCGGAAATCGGCGCCATCAGCACGGATATGCCGTTCATGGCGCGAGTTCTAGTCAAGAGGATCCGTGCCGATCCAAATGTGGATTTCGAAAAACATTGGAAG cttgTTACATTGATGATCGGCTCGAATGATTTTTGCACCGATCTATGTTATAGTCCTGATATATGGGCAACACCTGAGAAACATAAAAAGGATATCGAAAACGTTTTGGATTACTTGCAGGCAAATTTGCCGAGAACTATTGTCAACTTTGTGGTTGCCCCAA ACCTGCAAATTATCACTGAGTTCTCTGCTAGCCCTCCGTTGTGTTATTTCACCCACGTCGCGGAATGCTACTGCCTATTTGCTGCCCAGTACAAACATAATTTAAGGAATTACATTAAAGTGATGGAGCTTTGGCAAAACGCCGAAGAAGAGCTG GCGAACCTGCCAAAATACAAAACTAGTGATGATTTTGCAGTCGTACTTCAAACCTTCACACGAGATCTCACGTTTCCAACGAAGAAAACGAGGTTTGGAAATACAGTTACAGACTGGTCTTATCTCTCTGCTGACTGCTTCCATTTTAGTCAAAAAGGATACCAGAGAG cggcGAATGCTCTTTGGAATAATATGTTGGAGCCAGTCGGAAATAAATCAAGAGATTGGAAACTCGAGATGACCCGATTTTTATGCCCAACGGAGGAGTCTCCATATATTTGCACGTGGAAAAACTGTAAATAA